From the Piliocolobus tephrosceles isolate RC106 chromosome 14, ASM277652v3, whole genome shotgun sequence genome, the window TCCCTCCTCGGACCCTGTGTCTTGGGGTTTGTGAATGGGTGGGCGTTTGCAGGTGGGCCTGGCTCAGGGAAGGGCACCCAGTGTGAGAAGATCGTGCAGAAGTATGGCTACACCCACCTCTCCACCGGGGACCTCCTGCGGGCCGAGGTCAGCTCAGGCTCGGCCAGGGGCAAGAAGCTGTCGGAAATCATGGAGAAGGGACAGCTGGTTCCGCTGGTGAGTGGGCcctggtggggagaggggcaggggaTGACGGCAGCCCTGACTGGGTGTCCCACCAGCAGCAAAGCCCACGACACACAGGCAAAGCTGATCGTAACCGCCCCCGGCTCCAAACCCTTCTGTAGTTCCCCATTGCCCTGGACAGAAAGTTCCTTCCAGAAGCTCCCAAGACCTTGCAGGACTCTGCCCTGCCCCCCACTCTCACCCTGCCCTCCATCCTCCAGCCACCCTGGCCTCTGTCCCCTCAAACTAGCCATACTCCTTCTTGCCTGGAATATTCTTCTTCAGCTTTCAGACTTCCCTAACTCCCCAGATTTGGCCTAAGACCCCCCCAATTTTCTACTCCAGAAGCCCCACTTCTCTTCCCATACAACCTGTGCCATGCTTGGAAATGGAGAAATCATCTGTGGAATGTGTCTGTCTCCTCACCAGCCCCTGAGCTTCCCAGGGCAGGGAAGGTCTGATTGTCCCATGGCCATGTCCTCGGGACCCAGGACAGCACCTGGCTGGAAGGAGGGGCTCAGTGAATACTGTCTAGTGAAtgcatcattcattcactcagtccAGGTCTCCACAATTCcaaggaggcttcctggagggggAGGCTTGTTTGGGACATTTGTGTAGGGGAGAGGGCATTTCAGGTGGCAGGACCAGCTGGAACAGAGACCGGGAGAAGGGATGGGGAGGAgaggctcatggccccttcctcatTTGCTGTGCCCCAGGAAACAGTGTTGGACATGCTCCGGGATGCCATGGTGGCCAAAGTCGATACCTCCAAAGGCTTCCTGATCGATGGCTACCCGCGGGAGGTGCAGCAAGGAGAAGAGTTTGAGCGACGGGTAAGGCACTGACCCAAGTGGGGATCCTGGTGGGCTGGGGCAGGATAAGATTCCCAtccctggccgggcatggtggctcacgcctgtaatcccagcactttgtggggccgaggcaaggtcaggagatcgagaccacggtgaaaccccgtctctactaaaaatacaaaaaattagccgggcgtggtggcgggcacctgtagtcccagctgctcaggaggctgaggcaggagaatggtgtgaacccgggaggcggagattgcagtgagctgagatctggccactgcactccagcctgggcgacagagcgagactctgtctcaaaaaaaaaaaaaaaaaaaattcccatccCCATGGGCGGGCCTGCGGGGGCTGCTATGCAGGTCAGAGTTCTGAGCAGAGGCTGATTCGTGGAGTGTGGGTGAGGCGGAAAAccaggaagacttcctggaagtGTAGAAGAAAATGTGTAGAAGGGGAAGCGCCAGGCAGGGGAGTTCCCAAACCTGGGCTCAGATTCCAGCTCAACGGCTTGAGATCTTGGGCCAGTCATTCTGCCTCCTGAACcttagttttcccatctgcaaaatgcaGGGAATGGGGGGACCAGGTCACAGCTGCCTTAAGGGGCGGTGTGGGGACTGGACAGGATGCGCCCTTCAAGTGTGGGGCTTGGCTCCCCATAAACACACAGAAAGTCAGGGAACAGCATTGGCAGGGCTGGAAAGGCAAGGCCAGTGTGGGGAGAACAGAATATGTGGGCAGGGCGACAAGGGATGTTCCAGCCTGGCTGGAGGCTGCAAATGCCATGGAGGGACATCGGTCTCCTTCCAGGGGTCATGAGGAGCCTGGCTGGAAAGAGCAGGCCTGGAAAATGATAGCCCTGAGCTTCCTAGCACGGGCACCCTGCAGACACACCTTTCCCAGGGTGagacacctcacacacacacacacacacacacacacgtgaacacttgcacacacacatgcacaaagcCCACAAGTTCATACACACAAGGCCGGGCATgtgcacgcgtgcacacacacggCAGTGGATACTGCACTCCTCTACATGCATGACACAGATGCAGCACACATATGCAGGGATGCACACATGCTCGCACACACGgccctgtgcacacacacacacctttacCTCGGTGTCACAAGGCTGTATGGGAGAAACAGATGGGACTGCAAGGGCCTAGGAGGGAGAGGTCAGCAAGGGCTGTGGGGAGCCTAACCAGCATCCCAGTGGGCTAGGGCAGGATAAGACTCCCATCCCCATGTCCCATTCCCATGCCCCATCTCTGTGGGGCCTTCTGGGCTTCCGTAGCTTCCAGCCTCATCTGGGGGTAGGAGGCCATATTTTCTGACCTCTGAATGGCTGCACGACCTCAGGAAAGTGTCTACCCCACTCTGCCCCTCACCTTCCCTATCTGAAATGGGGGTTAGCTGGATTCCTTCAGACTTCACTCCTGACGCTGCGTCAGGTGCCACAGTTCTGAAGAATGTCCTGGCCTGGCTCACACGTACCAGCTGTGTGGTATCACCTGTGACCCTCAGGGCCACATCTAGAAAATAGAGTTAATGAAAGtcgccgggctcggtggctcacacctgaaatcctagcactttgggaggccaaggagggcagatcacttgaggtcaggagttcaacaccagcctggccaacatggtgaaacctcatgtactaaaaatacacaaattagtgaggtgtagtggcgggtgcctgtaatcccagctactcaggaggctgagacacgagaatctcttgaacccggctgacggaggttgcagtgagccatagccactgcactcaagcctgaacgactccgtctcaaaaaaaaaaaaagtgcccacCCTCCCAGGGCTGTTGTAGGTGCGGCTGAGGGCGGCAGGCTCaggctcagccctgggcccaggccTGCTGTGTCCTCCAGGGGTCCAGGCAGCTGGTCTCTTGGCTCTGGACACTAGGGGGCGTCAGGGCTTCACCAAAGGAGGGAGAGTCAGCCTGGAAGTGTGGCCGGTTCACACCCAGAGCTTTTCTGGAGACTGGCAGTGCCCAGTGTGGGCTCCTCGGGCTACATTGTCCtgactgggagactgaggccccaCAGCCAGAATCTCAAGCCCAGAGGCTGAGCTGGCTCTCCCAGATTTACCACCTCTGCCGGGGATGTACAAAGAGCCTACTGTGCTTGGTTCTGGAGACCCAGATGAACCAGAGACTGTGAGTCTGTGCCCTGGGGGAGCTCAGTAGCTGATGGATGATGATGAGGGGCAGGTGGCCTTGAAGTCGAGGTCAGAGTGCTGGGTCCAGGCCCGCCTTTGCCCCCATGGTAATCTGTAAGATAGAAGCAGCTGCTGGGTGGTGTGGGGTCACTGGACAGGAGGAACTGTCCTCCCTGAAGGCAGCTGACGCTGTCACCCCGAATCCTTCACTACGCAGGGCTAGGGATGAGCGTCAGGATGGGTACCACAGGTGAGGACAAAGGGCTTgttccaggtcacacagctgaccGAAGGCGGGGTGAGCCTGGGTCCAGGTCAGTCTGACGCCGGAGGTCAGGCTGCTTCTCGCCTCTgtccagctgtgtggccttgggcaagcctcttggtcacacagctggaaagaGGCATGAAACAGCCTGACCTGAGAGGCAGCGCCCCAAGGCCTTGACAGGGGCCCAGGGCCAAAGGTGCGCAGAAGGCCTTGGGGGCTGGCCCAGTGGAAACAGGAGGCAGGGCTTGAAGGTCCCAATCCCATTCCTAAAGCTGTGGCAGTCACGGGTGGCTGCCCTCCCAGCCAGGCAGCTGTGGTGGTCGGATTGAGcgaggcaggggctgcagagcCTTATTCCTCTTGCCTTTCCAAGGCGTCCCATGGATGACATGGATGACATGATGTGCCAGTGACAGTGAGATTGCTCAGAACCCCCCAGAACTTAGCAGCCGCTCACCCCTTCCCTCATCCCTTGTTCCTTTGTCAAAGGACCCCAAAATTGTGAGACAGGTGCCTCAGGGGCCCTTGGGAGACCTGCTTAAGGAAAGATAAAGGCACTGGAAGAGGCTGTTCCAGGAGGCTGGGAGTActggggggcagggggtggcATCAGAAAGACCGCCCTGAAGAAGTGAGCTTTGAGTTGAAACCTGACGCTTGGTACTGAGGTGAAGGCGAGTTAGGCCCAGGCTTGGGGGAGCGGGCTCCCAGCTGAGGGACCAGCATGGGCACAGGTCTGGCATGGAAGGAGGTGGATGAGAGCCTAGAACAGAGAGAGTCAGGCTCTCTGAGTCCGGCAAGGAGTGTGGACTTTCTCCTGAGGGCTCTGGGGAGCCATGGTAGAGGTATGAGCAGGGGAGTGGCAGGAAAGATTGGTTTTAGGAAGGTCTTTCAGGCTGCCTTGGGGAAGGGATTGAGGGTCTGAGGGGGTATCTGTTGGGGCCTCATAGATGGGAAGATTGAGGGTCTGAGGGGGTATCTGTTGGGGCCCTCATAGATGGGAAGATGGCCCTAGGGGGCGGGAATGGGGTCCCTGTCACATGGTGCCCGCCTGCAGATCGGACAGCCCACACTGCTGCTGTATGTGGACGCAGGCCCCGAGACCATGACCCAGCGGCTCCTGAAACGTGGAGAGACCAGCGGGCGCGTGGATGACAATGAGGAGACCATCAAAAAGCGGCTGGAGACCTATTACAAGGCCACAGAACCCGTCATCGCCTTCTATGAGAAACGTGGCATTGTGCGCAAGGTGGGTCCCGCGGGAAAAACGGGTTCCTATGTGGTTCAGCCTCAGCTCGCTGTGTGGCCTTAGGCCAGCCCCTGTCTCCGAGCCTTGGTTTCCCCACTGGTTCAATGAGGGGCTGCTGTCAATTAGGTTGGGCTCGGGGAGGCAGGCCTGGCCTCTGGGACCTGCCACGGTGAGGCCCACCCGGCTCCACCTGGTGACTCAGCCCTTACGGCTCGTCTCCCCGCAGGTCAACGCTGAGGGCTCCGTGGACAGTGTCTTCTCCCAGGTCTGCACCCACCTGGACGCCCTGAAGTAGCAACACTGGAGCCGCTTCCCCAGCTCagagccccaccccacccctgtccTGATTCGAGGTCCTCCTGGCCTGAGCACAGCACCTCCACCCTGCCCGGCTGAGCACAGACGGAGGAAGCCGCTTATCCTGTTTTCATGGACAGCTGAGCACTAAAGGAATTTCTAAGGACATTTGGTTTTACTGCTTTTCTCTGCTTCCAGTCGGAGTTGATTCATGTGCTTGTGCCCACCTGGCCAGGAGtccccagcccctcaccctccgttcctcctcagcctccctttgCCAGCCACCCCTCCTCTAGCTCTGGTGGGAGGCCCAAGGCCCTTCCTCGCACAGGGCATTTCTGGCCTGAGGACCTGGTGCTGAGTGGCAGGGCCCCAGCTCTGAGGGGCTCATGTTCAGGCACTGCCGGTCCCAGCCTGGGCTCCTCTgcatcttgctctgtggccttggCCCTGACCCCCATCGCTCTGAGCATATGTTCCATGCCTGGCCCTTGCCGGGGCCTGGACTGCACAGGCAGCAAGGTCATGGGCTGAGTGGGGCTTCCTGGGCGGTGCGGGCAGCCCACGCCAGCCGGCCCAGTGGGCAGTGCATTGGCTTCCTTGGTGCAAGAGGCTCTGAGGGTCTGAAAAGGGCATCTCGATGGCATGGGTGGGTAGGGAGTCATGTTACTGAAATTGAATGGGGGAGGCCCGAcgaggtggcttacgcctgtaatcccagcactttgggcagctgagacaggaggatcacctgaggtcaggaggtcgagagcagcctggccaacatggcgaaaccccttatctactaaaaatacaaaaattagctgggcatggtggcgcatgcctgtagtcccagctactcgtgaggctgaggcaggagaattgcttgaacccgagaggtagaggttgcagtgagccgagattgtaccactgtactccagcctgggtgacagagtgagactctgtctcaaaaaaaaaaaaaaaaagaaattgggggAATCATGGTCAGGGGTGAGACCTGAAGGACTTCCCCCTGTGTTGCCCTGGACACAGCTCACCCTCTCTGAGCCATTTGCAATTCTAAAACGGACTCCATGTCCCCCTCACCTCCACCTCAAGGTCAAGATGAGAACACACTGAGTGAAGAGTGCATGCTGTCCATTGCCACGGCCATGGACCTACCAGAGCAGCCTGGCCCGAAGCGTGCAGGGCCCCAGATGACTTGGGGACCCAGGATCCCGTGGGGAGAACCTTTCCTGCGCTCTTTCATTTTTTGACCTCATCACTGAGAAAGGCTCAATTTGGTGCTCATGTGTCCTTAACACCTGATGTGGCCCAAGCTGGGCTCCCTTTAAAGCCAAGACAGCCTCTGTGGGCCACACCTGCCCGAATGAAATCCGAACAATTGGGGCTGGTCATAGCAAGTGGGGCtggtttttcatttccattggtTATTTAAAGTTTCCCTTAAAATAAACGATTTTAAGTTATAAAGGGTGAATCTATTGAAAGaagaacatgaaagaaagaaacaggagttCAGCAGAGGTAGCAGAAGACAGGCATGTAGGGGGAGCCATCCTGTCCCAAGGGGGTTCTGGGTGGCAGGGGCCGTGTGGAGGCCTCTGCTGCTGGTCCTCAGTTTTCTGCATTGGCAGTGTGGGGCACACAGGGATGCAGCAGGTTCCAGGTCCTGGGTCCTGCATCTGTCAAACCGGAGTCACACACTCACatcacatgcactcacacatacacactgacCCACACATTTGCACTcccactcacatgcacacatgcgtgcacactcacattcacacacatgtaCACGCATGTGCACGCAAACCActcacacacatccacacacatttCCACACTCACAGTCACCCACTCGCACTCACACACACTGACCCACACACTtccactcccacacacacacacactggcacgcacacacattcacacacatttaCATGCCCACattcacacacgtgcacacacaaaccactcacattcacacacacatttgcacactCAGTCACGcagtgcacacaccacacacacgtgcacacacaaacCACTCACATTCACTCTTACACGCACACACACTGTCTCAGACATCCATTCTGTCTCAGGATGAAGACAAAGTAATAAAGATAAGGAGGCGGTTTGGTGGGTGGGTCCTAGTTCTTTATGATCTACCTAATCTTTATTTTGATCACAGCTTCATTCATCCGGGTAAGTCCCAGTTTGTGAAACCTAAGCTGATTCAAATTGTCAAACGATTCACCACAGAATCACTTTATCCACGTAAGCAATACCTACCTAtcatccctctccctctctcatctGTCTGTCTAGATGCAGATGTCCTCTTTGCTGAAAACTTGGAAACACAAAAAGCTTTAAAGCCCTGGGAACCGCCACCCCGTCCTTGCCACCGTAAACCTTCCTTTGGGAATTTCTTTCATGCATGTTTGCTCGTTCTGCAAATATTGCTGGAGCCCCTGCCGTGCCAGCAAGACAGAGACTCAGAGGCCCCTGGCCTGCTGCGATATGGCTCCCAGCACAAGGAGAGGCCTCTGTTCGCAACATCCCATCAGACCCACTCAACCAAGACCAGTTCTGAGCAGCTGAGTGCACCAAGCTCAGAGGAGACCTAGTGGTGGGAGGTTCCTTGAGCCAGAGTTCTGAGGCAGGGCCCTGAAGACACCTGGGAGTTCACCACAAGACAGAGGGCAAGGAAGGGCAGAGGGAATAGCTCTGCAGAGCCACAGAGGTGGAAAGGACCTGTGGGTGTGGGGAGAGCTGAGACCGCAGAGGGGGGCTGTAATGCAGGCTAGTGGGGTCGCGGTAGCAAGAGACAAGGCTAGCAGTGTAAGAACCAGACTCACGAGGTTTCGAATGCCGACACACACATCAGGCTTTTCTCACAAGGGCAATGAGAGGCTAAGAAAGAGGTGtcttttggttggttggttgtttttttgcaacagagtcttactctgtcacccaggctgtagtgcagtggtgcaatctcggctcactgcaacctctgcctcctgggtttgaataatcctcctacctcagcctcctgagtagctgggattgtaagtgtgaactgccatgcccagctaagcagggtttcaacatgttggccaggctggtctcaaactcctgacctcaggtgatctcagctcactgcaacctccgcctctcgtgctcaatcgatcctcccacctcagcctcccgagtagctgggaccacaggcacacaccaccatgtccaatcaattgttgttgttgtatttgtggtggagacagggtttcaccatgttggccagcctggtctcaaactcctgacctcaggtgatctccctgcctcagcctcccaaagtgctgggattacaggcgtgagtcaccatgcctgaccttgccaaaaaaattttttttttttttgagacggagtctcgctctgtcccccaggctggagtgcagtggccggatctcagctcactgcaaactctgcctcccaggttcacgccattctcctgcctcagcatcccaagtagccgagactacaggcgcccgccacctcgcccagctagtttttttgtattttttagtagagacggggtttcaccgtgttagccagaatggtctcgatcttctgacctcgtgatccacccgcctcggcctcccaaagtgctgggattacaggcttgagccaccacgcccggccaccaaaatattttaagtaaattacaaatatgagaaaaatttaCCCCTAAAGTATGACCAAAGGCCGGGCactccactgcaccccagcctgggcaacagagtaagacgctatctcaaaaaataaataaataaaaataaaataaataaagtatgaccaaaaataagaacattttcctAAATAACCACAACTCAGAGTTTCAATAACACTAAATTCACACTCCCGCCACTCTCACACACTGTCATAATAGCTAATATTCAGCCCATATGCAATTTTCCCCAGTGTCTCCAAAATGTGTCTTATAGCTGGTTTGTTGAAACTTGCACGCAATCCAGGACTGCACATCGCATTTGGTTGTGATGTTCATcagatctcatttatttatttattatttatttatatttttgttgagacaatctcgctctgttgcccaggctggagtgcagtggtgcaattttggctcactgcaagctccacctaccaGGCtcgagtgattcttgtgcctcagcatcccaagtagctgggattacagacaggtgccaccatgcctgactaatttttgtatttttagtagagacggcgtttcatcatgttggccaggctgctctcaaactcccggcctcaggtgatctgcctgcctcggcttcccaaagtgctgggattacaggcgtgagtcactgagctCAGCCAAGATCTCTTTCAATCTACGACCACTCTCCCCGTCTTGCTGTGAAGGAACCAGTTGTTCTGCAGAGAATTCCTCCTTCTACATTCCCTGTCCTTCCTTATGGTGTTAACTTGCTCCTTTATCCTTCAACACTTCTGTAAACTGGAAGTTAATTGTAAAGTCTTCGCAGATTCAGGTTAAACCTTTGGGACAAAAATACCTAATAGGCGAGGCCCGTGAAGGGTTTTAAAACCAGACAGGAAGGTCAGATCTGCAGCGCTTCCAGCTTTGGTGCGCGCATGAATATCCTGGGGTGGGGGTCTTGTGAAAAAGctgattctgattcagcaggtccaGGTTGGGTGGTGACGCGCAGGCTGCTGGTCTACAGCTGACACCGTGAGCAGCTTCCGGAGGTCCTGCTTGGTGGAGGCAGGGCCAGAGGGGTCCTGTGGAGCAGGAGCTCAGGGACGAGTGTGGAGGAGGAGAGGACCCTGCAGGGTCAGTGAGTGCTCACCCCCACTGGTGGACTGAGAGTTGGGTGTGGTGTTGGGTTGGATAACGTCAATGCTGTCACACTCTTCTTATCTCTAGGGACACTCCAGGCAGTGGCTTGTCCCAAGGTGCTGGAACATTCTGACAGCCAGTGGGACCACAGCCTCTATAACCTGGATGCTCCTGGCCGGGACTCGCTGGGTGGTGGCCTCAGATGCCCCCCCATCGCCCCCACAAAGACTGAGCCCCCAGGTCTTGGCCTCGAGGGCCCTGAGGGCTTGGGCCGGAGGCGCTGaagtgggagaggaaggaagtGGGGAGCAGAGGAGGCCAAGGCTGTCGCCTCCCAGCCGCTCTAGGGGCCTCGAGTAAACAGGAAGGCCTGGCGACTCCGCGAGGGGGGGCTTTAGAGGAGTGGGGGCCAGGAGCCCTACTGGACACGTGCAGCCTGTGCGCACAGGGCTCCCTCACTAGG encodes:
- the AK1 gene encoding adenylate kinase isoenzyme 1 isoform X2, encoding MEEKLKKTKIIFVVGGPGSGKGTQCEKIVQKYGYTHLSTGDLLRAEVSSGSARGKKLSEIMEKGQLVPLETVLDMLRDAMVAKVDTSKGFLIDGYPREVQQGEEFERRIGQPTLLLYVDAGPETMTQRLLKRGETSGRVDDNEETIKKRLETYYKATEPVIAFYEKRGIVRKVNAEGSVDSVFSQVCTHLDALK
- the AK1 gene encoding adenylate kinase isoenzyme 1 isoform X1 — protein: MGCCSSSDPRREDDLRAREKLKKTKIIFVVGGPGSGKGTQCEKIVQKYGYTHLSTGDLLRAEVSSGSARGKKLSEIMEKGQLVPLETVLDMLRDAMVAKVDTSKGFLIDGYPREVQQGEEFERRIGQPTLLLYVDAGPETMTQRLLKRGETSGRVDDNEETIKKRLETYYKATEPVIAFYEKRGIVRKVNAEGSVDSVFSQVCTHLDALK